One Selenomonadales bacterium genomic region harbors:
- a CDS encoding UDP-N-acetylglucosamine--LPS N-acetylglucosamine transferase: MELARSRILIISASIGTGHTKAAQAIAMQVRRRYPEAVVETVDFMADGYYLNRLIKESYLQMLHLTPNMYDVLYRWTKSARRFSMQGIMARAMKRNMKELLDKHRPDIVICTHPFPCSAVAYLKKTQYPNIVLTGVITDFAVHQMWIFDEVDLYFIGSADMLMAMVAKGVSRKRVAVTGIPVLPSFSEYDRGEAKVKDGRQLPNILIMGGGLGMGGVQESLHSLEQIARSLRIVVIAGRNKKLRRKLEKFSLRSHHSIRIYEYTDRIPELMASSQLLITKPGALTISEALTMELPMILFDPIPGQEIDNARFLEGKGAAVWVKDGEHIAGEALALLTDSERHGAMRARARALRKPYAAAQIVRYLEEWNTEQLEQKVDG; the protein is encoded by the coding sequence ATGGAACTGGCAAGAAGCAGAATACTTATCATTTCCGCCTCGATCGGGACAGGCCATACGAAGGCCGCGCAGGCGATCGCCATGCAGGTGCGTCGTCGGTATCCCGAAGCCGTCGTTGAAACAGTCGATTTTATGGCGGACGGCTATTACCTCAATCGTTTGATCAAAGAAAGCTATCTTCAGATGCTCCACTTAACGCCGAATATGTACGATGTGCTCTATCGCTGGACAAAATCGGCACGCAGATTTTCGATGCAGGGCATCATGGCACGTGCGATGAAACGGAATATGAAAGAGCTTCTCGATAAGCATCGTCCCGATATCGTCATCTGTACGCATCCGTTCCCGTGCTCGGCAGTCGCATATCTCAAAAAAACACAGTATCCGAACATCGTTTTGACAGGCGTTATCACCGACTTCGCCGTACATCAGATGTGGATATTCGATGAAGTCGACTTATATTTCATCGGCAGTGCCGATATGCTCATGGCGATGGTCGCCAAAGGTGTTTCGCGCAAGCGTGTTGCCGTAACAGGCATCCCCGTGCTCCCGTCGTTCAGCGAATATGACCGCGGTGAAGCGAAGGTCAAAGACGGCAGACAACTGCCCAACATTCTTATCATGGGCGGAGGGCTTGGTATGGGCGGTGTGCAGGAATCGCTCCACAGCTTAGAGCAGATCGCGCGTTCGCTCCGTATCGTCGTTATCGCAGGCCGCAACAAAAAACTGCGCCGCAAGCTGGAGAAATTCAGCCTTCGCTCGCATCACTCGATACGCATCTATGAATATACCGACCGTATCCCCGAACTGATGGCAAGCTCACAGCTTCTCATCACGAAGCCGGGCGCACTTACCATCTCGGAGGCACTCACGATGGAGCTTCCGATGATACTGTTCGACCCGATACCGGGACAAGAGATCGACAATGCACGATTCCTCGAAGGGAAAGGTGCCGCAGTCTGGGTCAAAGACGGCGAACATATCGCAGGCGAAGCACTCGCGCTCCTCACCGACAGCGAAAGACACGGTGCGATGCGTGCTCGTGCACGTGCGCTCCGCAAACCGTATGCTGCCGCACAGATCGTCAGATACTTGGAAGAATGGAATACCGAACAGCTCGAACAAAAAGTCGATGGCTGA
- a CDS encoding SpoIID/LytB domain-containing protein translates to MKKLLFCLVIVCLMLAAGCGEEIAQGEPEISVYFHEEDTVKPMKLEQYLEGVVAGEMKNDWPQEALKAQAIVARTYTLAKMAEGKLAGHGADASTDIREFQAYRAEAVNDAVEQAVQMTRGQVIEYEDAPVMAWFCASAGGKTATAEEGLGYTKGPLAYIQSVLSPDEDAPADVQKWEVTFTHDEMKRAMQSLGHDAEKVNSVMITSYGPSGRATKLLINGKLAVSAPELRIALDSTKLKSTMLDDITVDARGAHFAGRGFGHGVGMSQWGAHHMANAGSSAEDIVKHYYPNTTVTKRWE, encoded by the coding sequence ATGAAAAAACTGCTCTTTTGTCTTGTCATAGTTTGCCTGATGCTTGCCGCAGGATGCGGAGAAGAGATAGCGCAGGGTGAGCCGGAGATCAGCGTTTACTTTCACGAAGAAGATACCGTTAAACCGATGAAGCTGGAACAGTATCTCGAAGGCGTCGTGGCGGGCGAGATGAAAAACGACTGGCCGCAGGAAGCACTCAAGGCGCAGGCTATCGTAGCGCGCACATACACGCTTGCCAAGATGGCGGAAGGAAAGCTCGCGGGGCATGGTGCCGATGCGTCGACCGATATCCGCGAGTTTCAGGCGTATCGGGCAGAAGCAGTGAACGACGCTGTCGAGCAGGCGGTGCAGATGACACGCGGACAGGTGATCGAGTACGAAGACGCGCCTGTCATGGCATGGTTCTGCGCTTCGGCGGGCGGTAAGACGGCGACTGCGGAAGAAGGGCTTGGTTATACGAAAGGTCCGCTTGCGTATATACAGTCTGTCTTGTCACCCGACGAAGATGCGCCTGCCGATGTACAAAAGTGGGAAGTCACCTTTACGCATGACGAGATGAAACGCGCCATGCAGTCGCTCGGACATGATGCGGAGAAAGTCAATTCTGTCATGATAACGAGCTACGGTCCGAGCGGCCGCGCGACGAAACTGCTCATCAACGGCAAGCTTGCTGTGAGTGCGCCCGAGCTTCGCATCGCACTCGATTCGACGAAGCTAAAATCAACGATGCTCGACGATATCACCGTCGATGCACGCGGAGCGCATTTTGCGGGACGCGGCTTTGGACACGGTGTCGGTATGTCGCAATGGGGCGCGCACCATATGGCAAACGCGGGCTCGTCTGCCGAGGATATCGTGAAACATTATTATCCGAATACGACCGTTACGAAGCGGTGGGAATGA
- a CDS encoding YabP/YqfC family sporulation protein: MASEKNTTWQHRLALTERENLSVDGVHSLGSYDEKEIRMETTDGILAVQGEGMNIKQLDLEAGNVVVEGFIRALVYDEKETQRKGLLTRFLK, from the coding sequence ATGGCATCGGAAAAAAACACGACTTGGCAGCATCGGCTCGCGCTGACGGAGCGCGAAAATCTTTCGGTAGACGGTGTGCATAGTCTTGGAAGCTATGACGAGAAAGAGATCCGCATGGAAACGACGGACGGAATACTTGCCGTACAAGGTGAAGGCATGAACATCAAACAACTCGATCTCGAAGCAGGCAACGTCGTTGTAGAGGGATTTATACGCGCACTCGTCTATGATGAAAAAGAAACGCAGAGAAAAGGTCTGCTTACGCGCTTTCTGAAATAA
- a CDS encoding spore cortex biosynthesis protein YabQ, which produces MGWEEQGTIFAVCSLFGVLVGIGADGYRAWQTAIRKDRKVVAVLDCLLWCVLAAFVCVLMVFLNGGDMRSYVFLALVVGYLVYRRLVGDRIIRLWLWCACAVQTVCRRAWRILTVLCAPLRWCMRIADSMVRWLLGRFAVMRKSPPDEKS; this is translated from the coding sequence ATGGGATGGGAAGAACAAGGGACCATCTTTGCCGTATGCAGTCTTTTCGGTGTGCTCGTCGGGATCGGCGCGGACGGCTATCGTGCATGGCAGACGGCGATACGAAAAGACCGTAAGGTCGTCGCCGTGCTCGATTGTCTGCTCTGGTGCGTGCTCGCTGCATTTGTATGTGTGCTGATGGTCTTTTTGAACGGCGGTGATATGCGCTCGTACGTTTTTTTGGCACTCGTCGTCGGCTACCTCGTCTATCGGAGGCTCGTCGGTGACCGCATCATACGGCTGTGGCTGTGGTGTGCGTGTGCGGTGCAGACCGTCTGCCGCCGAGCATGGCGCATCCTCACTGTGCTCTGTGCGCCTCTTCGGTGGTGCATGCGCATCGCAGACAGTATGGTGCGGTGGCTTCTCGGACGGTTTGCTGTGATGCGAAAATCGCCTCCTGACGAGAAAAGCTGA
- a CDS encoding septum formation initiator family protein, whose protein sequence is MRKQKKVIKKIKMPKEIQEKLQAAKKSAGAYWFPIAAVLIIGYMLIMVVSQSITIYTANSEHEEVLKRIEEEKAVQQRLHEECEQLQDRGHIEQIAREELGLVKEGEIPFISRYKKTN, encoded by the coding sequence GTGCGCAAACAGAAAAAAGTCATAAAGAAGATCAAGATGCCCAAAGAAATACAAGAAAAATTGCAGGCAGCAAAAAAATCGGCCGGTGCATACTGGTTCCCGATCGCAGCCGTTCTCATTATCGGCTATATGCTGATCATGGTCGTTTCGCAGTCTATCACCATTTATACGGCAAACAGCGAACATGAAGAAGTGCTCAAGCGGATCGAAGAGGAAAAAGCTGTCCAGCAAAGGCTTCATGAAGAATGTGAACAGCTTCAGGACAGAGGTCATATCGAGCAGATCGCACGAGAAGAGCTCGGACTTGTCAAGGAAGGCGAGATCCCGTTCATTTCGCGATACAAAAAAACGAACTGA
- a CDS encoding RNA-binding protein S1 — MSIEVGSVVEGVVTGITNFGAFVELEGGKVGLVHISEVADVYVRDVKDFLKEQDKVKVKVLSVDERGKIGLSIKALKPPAPPKEAPAPRKTFNNDHKRQNRFNNAPSFEDRLSKFLKDSDERLADLKKNTDSKRGGRGGGTRWND, encoded by the coding sequence ATGTCCATTGAAGTTGGCAGTGTAGTTGAAGGCGTTGTAACCGGAATTACCAATTTTGGAGCATTCGTCGAATTGGAGGGCGGCAAAGTCGGCCTCGTTCATATCTCGGAAGTAGCAGACGTTTACGTTCGCGATGTGAAAGATTTCTTGAAAGAACAAGACAAAGTAAAAGTAAAAGTATTGAGCGTGGATGAGCGCGGCAAGATCGGTCTTTCGATCAAAGCATTGAAACCGCCTGCTCCGCCGAAAGAAGCACCGGCACCGAGAAAAACGTTCAATAACGACCATAAACGTCAGAATCGTTTCAACAACGCACCTTCGTTCGAAGATCGTTTGAGCAAGTTCCTCAAAGACAGCGATGAACGATTGGCAGACCTGAAGAAAAATACGGATTCCAAACGTGGCGGCCGTGGCGGCGGCACGAGATGGAACGACTGA
- a CDS encoding SpoIIE family protein phosphatase — protein MKRRTEEMPMNVRVERWRRVGALWTEWLGAVRTRRRRLFFMAVFGAVAVCLGRMSIIGASMPFGLAFFGAVLVFSPRLSIGALVGITIGALSSHSAYDVLMLLICAFFVWRGYIGWGVRRPFVRVPLFCFGAQLVVGWVQTLVVGTSLYACLLVLMSAVLTMLSVSLFLCGFRVFFRKDSAVLSVRQVQEGFLAMAAMLALAVAGIGDLMWLSYGVCMVAGSMLSLVLISVTELGIALASCIGLGFAIGIGDGNVSRTMAEYAMAGLAGCALKDCGKVGVAGGFLAGLCGMLVCFDPYGGLWYMMAEAAVGAGLFLFIPKRYLTELGDYLADVAVVERAEDKLKEARDKVTAMKTLFGHMASVWQEKGGRLTEVDCESQTASILSAVEEAACSRCDKHKACWEDDFFAVSQEVLSLADGGSEPSFDKRCPSAKEIASSLERTMREGEKTRYWRAQCGLQQSLLAEQMSSVALIFEQMEEGLKPKQEASKEKADKIARRLSAWGCRAEEMTIGAVGEMSRLEIVCPSCGGCRMCEVRLLPFLERVLASSLRMSVICGAQNGMRRCRLFFVTQERVQLLTGMVGVGMATDEPSGDTCEMITLPQGRTAILLSDGMGCGKEASGDSTEAISLLKELLLSGFDAQMAVKTVNSLLLLRTERERFPTADVLIINKYTGEADFIKIGAPPAFIKRQSEVLVVKDDTLPLGAMAEVSGQPIRIPLENGDYIVMMSDGAIDIPEERLPNGHTKESWVRSRIRLFSGKSPQSLAEHLLEMAMRLSGRTLRDDMTVIAVKIKTVSRIG, from the coding sequence ATGAAACGTAGGACAGAGGAGATGCCAATGAACGTTCGGGTCGAGCGATGGAGGCGGGTCGGTGCGCTGTGGACAGAATGGCTCGGTGCGGTGAGGACAAGGCGCAGGCGACTTTTTTTTATGGCGGTGTTCGGCGCGGTCGCTGTCTGTCTTGGTCGGATGTCGATCATCGGCGCGAGCATGCCGTTTGGATTAGCTTTTTTCGGTGCGGTGCTCGTCTTTTCTCCGCGCTTGTCGATCGGTGCGCTTGTCGGTATTACGATCGGTGCACTGTCAAGTCATTCGGCTTATGATGTGCTGATGCTTCTGATCTGTGCGTTTTTCGTCTGGCGCGGGTATATCGGCTGGGGCGTTCGCCGACCGTTCGTGCGGGTACCGCTCTTTTGTTTCGGAGCGCAGCTCGTTGTCGGTTGGGTACAAACGCTTGTTGTCGGGACGAGCCTTTATGCGTGCCTCTTGGTACTGATGTCTGCCGTGCTTACGATGTTGTCTGTGAGCTTGTTTCTCTGCGGGTTCCGCGTCTTTTTCCGCAAGGACAGTGCGGTGCTGTCTGTTCGGCAAGTGCAGGAGGGGTTCTTGGCGATGGCGGCGATGCTTGCGCTGGCGGTGGCGGGGATCGGCGATCTGATGTGGCTGTCGTACGGGGTGTGTATGGTCGCAGGCAGTATGCTGTCGCTCGTGCTCATCTCAGTGACGGAACTCGGTATCGCGCTCGCGTCGTGTATCGGGCTTGGGTTCGCCATCGGCATCGGGGACGGCAATGTGTCAAGGACGATGGCGGAATATGCGATGGCAGGTCTTGCGGGCTGTGCGCTGAAAGACTGCGGTAAGGTCGGTGTGGCGGGCGGATTCCTCGCAGGGCTTTGCGGGATGCTCGTCTGCTTCGACCCGTACGGTGGGCTGTGGTATATGATGGCAGAAGCCGCTGTCGGTGCCGGGCTGTTTTTGTTCATACCAAAACGATATTTGACAGAGCTTGGTGACTATCTGGCCGATGTGGCAGTCGTCGAGCGGGCGGAAGATAAGCTTAAAGAGGCGCGCGATAAGGTGACGGCGATGAAGACGTTGTTTGGCCATATGGCTTCTGTCTGGCAGGAGAAGGGCGGCAGACTGACGGAAGTCGATTGCGAGTCACAGACGGCATCGATCTTATCGGCCGTCGAAGAGGCGGCATGCAGTCGGTGCGACAAGCATAAAGCGTGCTGGGAGGACGATTTTTTTGCCGTGTCGCAGGAGGTGCTCAGCCTTGCCGACGGCGGAAGCGAGCCTTCGTTCGACAAGCGGTGCCCGTCAGCGAAGGAGATCGCTTCGTCTTTAGAGCGCACTATGCGCGAAGGGGAGAAGACGCGGTATTGGCGTGCGCAATGCGGACTGCAGCAGTCACTTCTCGCCGAACAGATGAGCTCTGTCGCTTTGATATTCGAGCAGATGGAAGAAGGTCTGAAGCCGAAACAAGAGGCGAGCAAAGAAAAGGCGGACAAGATAGCAAGACGCCTCTCTGCGTGGGGCTGTCGGGCGGAGGAGATGACGATCGGTGCTGTCGGCGAGATGTCACGGCTCGAGATCGTCTGCCCTTCTTGCGGAGGGTGTCGGATGTGTGAGGTGCGCCTTTTGCCGTTTTTGGAGCGTGTACTCGCCTCATCGCTTCGTATGAGCGTCATTTGCGGTGCGCAGAACGGGATGCGTCGTTGTCGGCTTTTTTTCGTCACACAAGAGCGCGTACAGCTATTAACAGGCATGGTCGGTGTCGGTATGGCGACTGATGAGCCGTCGGGCGATACATGCGAGATGATAACATTACCGCAAGGTCGGACAGCGATCCTTTTGAGCGACGGTATGGGCTGCGGAAAAGAAGCATCGGGCGACAGTACGGAAGCGATATCACTTTTAAAAGAACTTCTCTTGTCGGGATTCGATGCGCAAATGGCTGTCAAGACGGTCAATTCGCTTCTGCTATTGCGCACAGAGCGTGAGCGATTCCCCACAGCCGATGTCCTTATTATCAACAAATATACAGGTGAGGCTGATTTTATCAAGATCGGTGCACCGCCTGCCTTCATCAAACGGCAGTCGGAAGTCCTCGTCGTAAAAGACGATACGCTCCCGCTCGGTGCGATGGCAGAAGTCAGCGGTCAGCCGATCCGCATCCCGCTCGAAAACGGCGACTATATCGTGATGATGAGCGATGGCGCGATAGATATTCCCGAAGAGAGGTTGCCGAATGGTCATACGAAAGAATCATGGGTCAGAAGCCGCATCAGGCTGTTCTCGGGAAAAAGTCCGCAATCACTCGCCGAGCATCTCTTAGAAATGGCGATGCGGCTGTCGGGGCGTACGCTCCGTGACGATATGACGGTCATCGCCGTAAAGATAAAAACGGTTTCGCGCATCGGATAG
- the tilS gene encoding tRNA lysidine(34) synthetase TilS: MRDTVKRTLLGIEPNRPLVLAVSGGVDSLVLLHLLTDMRDEMGRDLFVCHVDHAMRDVSADDARYVETLCETWGVPCYTERVDVWERVREMGESPEEAARNLRYGVLRRYAKKLGGAYIVLAHHAGDQAETVLLHLLRGSGTTGLGGMRIVSGDLVRPLLSFDKQEIEAYARAHDIVPCEDETNSDITYLRNRVRRVLLPELASYQPQIVESLCRLASVMQADEDFLAQATDEWWARIVRTDSGRIIVARKPFCEAPLALQRRLVRKCVSAVLGRVGGLSLAHCDRLRDMIACAHAGSRCPIRGEGYLTTTYDEAIFSRGEEAHTVKIDKRPLPLGEATVLEAVGITVRAELTDTMDRRDSVYFDADKVAFPLHVRSRKDGDIIAARGKTGKKKLKKELIDCKIAVSERDSIPLVCDADDNILWVVGIRTAHIAQPDEQTKQYLCLTSEKEIQNDA; the protein is encoded by the coding sequence ATGCGCGATACGGTAAAACGAACGCTCCTCGGTATCGAGCCGAACAGACCGCTCGTCCTTGCAGTCAGCGGTGGTGTCGATTCGCTCGTCCTTCTGCATCTGCTGACAGATATGCGTGACGAGATGGGACGCGACCTCTTTGTCTGTCACGTAGACCATGCGATGCGCGACGTATCTGCCGACGATGCTCGCTATGTCGAAACGCTCTGCGAAACGTGGGGCGTACCGTGCTATACCGAGCGCGTCGATGTATGGGAGCGCGTGCGAGAGATGGGCGAATCGCCCGAAGAAGCGGCACGCAACCTCCGCTACGGCGTGCTTCGCCGATATGCCAAAAAACTAGGCGGTGCGTATATCGTGCTCGCGCATCATGCTGGTGACCAAGCAGAAACGGTGCTTCTGCATCTCTTGCGCGGGTCGGGTACGACAGGCCTTGGCGGTATGCGCATCGTCAGCGGCGATCTCGTCAGACCGCTTCTGTCATTCGACAAGCAGGAGATCGAAGCGTACGCGCGTGCACACGATATCGTGCCGTGTGAGGACGAAACGAACAGCGACATCACGTACCTGCGCAATCGCGTGCGCCGCGTACTCTTGCCCGAGCTGGCATCGTACCAACCGCAGATCGTAGAGAGCCTCTGTCGGCTCGCAAGCGTCATGCAGGCAGATGAGGACTTTCTTGCGCAGGCGACGGACGAATGGTGGGCGCGCATCGTTCGCACAGACAGCGGACGTATCATCGTGGCACGAAAGCCGTTTTGCGAAGCACCGCTTGCCTTGCAAAGGAGGCTCGTGCGAAAGTGCGTGTCGGCTGTTCTCGGTCGCGTGGGCGGACTGTCGCTTGCGCATTGCGACAGACTGCGTGATATGATAGCGTGCGCCCATGCAGGCAGTCGATGTCCTATCAGAGGCGAAGGCTATCTCACCACTACGTATGATGAGGCGATATTTTCGCGTGGAGAAGAAGCGCATACCGTCAAGATAGACAAGCGGCCGCTCCCGCTCGGCGAGGCGACTGTATTGGAGGCGGTCGGCATCACAGTGCGTGCCGAGCTGACGGATACGATGGACAGACGAGATTCTGTATACTTCGATGCGGACAAGGTCGCCTTTCCGCTTCATGTGCGCAGCCGCAAAGACGGCGACATCATTGCTGCGCGCGGTAAAACAGGGAAAAAGAAGTTGAAAAAAGAGCTGATAGATTGTAAAATTGCGGTATCGGAGCGTGACAGTATTCCGCTCGTATGCGATGCGGACGACAATATCTTGTGGGTCGTCGGTATCCGCACGGCGCATATCGCACAGCCCGATGAACAGACGAAACAATATTTATGCTTAACAAGCGAAAAGGAGATACAAAACGATGCATAA
- the hpt gene encoding hypoxanthine phosphoribosyltransferase, protein MHNDIQEVLLTEEMLKDKVAELGAQITRDYADKEIFAIGILRGAVVFMADLIRAIERPVQIDFMAVSSYGMQADSSGIVRILKDLDSSITGKHVLIIEDIIDSGQTLSYLIKNLNERKPASIQLCTLMNKPERRKVDLPVKYVGFEIPNEFVVGYGLDYAEKYRNLPYLGILKRSVYEK, encoded by the coding sequence ATGCATAACGATATTCAGGAAGTATTATTGACAGAAGAGATGCTCAAAGACAAAGTTGCCGAGCTCGGCGCACAGATCACACGCGACTACGCGGATAAAGAAATATTCGCCATCGGTATCCTGCGCGGTGCCGTTGTATTCATGGCAGACCTTATCCGTGCCATCGAACGTCCCGTACAGATCGACTTTATGGCAGTATCGAGCTATGGTATGCAGGCAGATTCGAGCGGTATCGTCCGCATCTTGAAAGACCTCGACAGCTCCATTACGGGCAAGCACGTCCTCATCATTGAAGACATCATCGACTCGGGTCAGACGCTCAGCTACCTCATCAAAAACCTCAACGAGCGCAAGCCTGCCAGCATTCAGCTCTGCACGCTCATGAACAAGCCCGAACGCCGCAAAGTAGACCTCCCCGTCAAATATGTCGGCTTCGAGATCCCGAACGAATTCGTTGTCGGCTACGGTCTTGACTATGCGGAAAAATATCGCAATCTTCCGTACCTCGGCATCTTGAAACGCAGTGTCTACGAAAAATAA
- the ftsH gene encoding ATP-dependent zinc metalloprotease FtsH yields MSKFFRNIGVYLLLIIVAVSLIDFYSSETDQTKETTYTQLLSDLTAGNISKVTIVENTLRGTLKDGTEFQTVVPEDPTLIGALRQHGVEIKAELPPTPPWWATVLSSILPILLLIGVWFFIMQQSQGGGSRVMSFGKSRAKLHSDDKVKVTFKNVAGADEAKQELEEVVEFLKHPKKFNDLGARIPKGVLLMGPPGTGKTLLAKAVAGEAGVPFFTISGSDFVEMFVGVGASRVRDLFEQAKKSAPCIVFIDEIDAVGRQRGAGLGGGHDEREQTLNQLLVEMDGFAANEGIIIIAATNRPDILDPALLRPGRFDRQIVVDRPDVKGREAILRVHTKGKPIDSGVKVDVLARRTPGFTGADLSNLVNEAALLTARRNKKVIGMAELEESIERVVAGPERKSRVISERERRLTAYHEAGHTLIGLLQRHTDPVHKVSIIPRGRAGGYTLMLPKEDRYYATRTELLEQLRTLLGGRVAEEVVLKEISTGAQNDLQRASALVRQMITEYGMSDTLGPITFGRPTSQQVFLGRDISHDRNYGEEVASAIDKEVRAIIEEAYAECRQMLVDNGDKLELIAQALLKYETLEADQLKNLMEYGVVDAPKQDEPKDEPKQDDDDTPAIIPPVIQDAEIIEEPAEAKAEETIAPQEEAVVASKEAPAEETAEAEEAPVQTKAPQAEQTLEAPAEEAQEQPSEEAEPDIRTLDKEEPKEEKDGPKIVY; encoded by the coding sequence TTGAGTAAATTTTTCCGTAATATCGGCGTATACTTACTGCTCATCATCGTAGCAGTATCGCTTATTGATTTTTATTCGAGCGAAACAGACCAAACGAAAGAAACGACGTATACACAGCTGTTGTCTGACCTCACTGCAGGCAATATCAGCAAGGTCACCATCGTTGAGAATACCCTCCGCGGTACGCTCAAAGACGGTACCGAATTCCAGACAGTCGTGCCCGAAGACCCGACGCTCATCGGCGCGCTCCGTCAGCACGGTGTAGAGATCAAAGCGGAACTTCCGCCGACGCCGCCGTGGTGGGCGACCGTCTTGTCGTCGATCCTTCCGATCCTGCTTCTCATCGGTGTATGGTTCTTCATCATGCAGCAGTCGCAGGGCGGCGGTTCCCGTGTGATGTCGTTCGGCAAAAGCCGTGCAAAGCTCCACAGCGATGACAAGGTCAAAGTGACGTTCAAAAATGTCGCAGGTGCAGACGAAGCGAAACAAGAACTTGAAGAAGTCGTCGAGTTCCTCAAGCATCCGAAAAAATTCAACGACCTCGGCGCACGTATCCCGAAAGGCGTACTCCTCATGGGCCCGCCGGGTACCGGTAAAACGCTTCTCGCGAAAGCCGTTGCAGGCGAAGCGGGTGTACCGTTCTTCACCATCAGCGGTTCGGACTTCGTTGAGATGTTCGTCGGTGTCGGTGCTTCGCGTGTACGTGACCTCTTTGAACAGGCGAAAAAGAGCGCACCTTGTATCGTATTCATCGACGAGATCGATGCAGTCGGCCGTCAGCGCGGTGCAGGTCTTGGCGGCGGTCACGATGAACGTGAACAGACGCTCAACCAGCTTCTCGTAGAGATGGACGGTTTTGCGGCGAATGAAGGCATCATCATCATCGCGGCAACGAACCGCCCCGATATCTTAGACCCCGCACTTCTCCGTCCCGGTCGTTTCGACAGACAGATCGTCGTCGATCGCCCCGACGTCAAAGGACGTGAAGCCATCCTTCGCGTTCATACGAAAGGCAAACCCATTGATTCGGGTGTCAAAGTCGATGTCCTTGCGCGCAGAACGCCGGGCTTCACAGGTGCAGACCTGTCGAACCTCGTCAACGAAGCGGCACTCCTTACGGCTCGCCGCAACAAAAAAGTCATCGGCATGGCAGAGCTTGAAGAATCCATCGAACGTGTCGTGGCAGGCCCCGAACGCAAGAGCCGTGTTATCAGCGAACGCGAACGCCGCCTGACGGCATATCACGAAGCAGGCCACACGCTCATCGGCCTTCTCCAAAGACATACCGATCCCGTTCACAAGGTATCTATCATTCCGCGCGGAAGAGCGGGCGGATACACGCTCATGCTCCCGAAAGAAGACCGCTACTATGCAACACGCACCGAGCTTCTTGAACAGCTCCGCACGCTTCTCGGCGGTCGCGTAGCAGAAGAAGTCGTCTTGAAAGAGATCAGTACAGGCGCACAGAACGACCTTCAGCGTGCCAGTGCACTCGTTCGTCAGATGATCACCGAATATGGCATGAGCGACACGCTCGGCCCCATCACCTTCGGTCGTCCGACGAGTCAGCAGGTATTTTTAGGCCGTGACATCTCGCACGACCGCAACTACGGCGAAGAAGTCGCATCTGCCATCGATAAAGAAGTACGTGCCATCATCGAAGAAGCATATGCCGAGTGTCGTCAGATGCTCGTCGATAACGGTGACAAACTCGAGCTTATCGCACAGGCACTTCTCAAATACGAAACGCTCGAAGCCGACCAGCTCAAAAACTTGATGGAATACGGCGTTGTCGATGCTCCGAAACAAGATGAGCCGAAAGACGAGCCGAAACAAGACGATGATGACACACCTGCCATCATCCCGCCCGTCATTCAGGATGCGGAAATTATCGAAGAACCTGCCGAAGCAAAAGCCGAAGAAACGATCGCACCGCAGGAAGAAGCTGTCGTCGCATCGAAAGAGGCACCTGCCGAAGAAACGGCAGAAGCCGAAGAAGCTCCCGTGCAGACAAAAGCTCCGCAAGCAGAGCAGACGCTAGAGGCACCTGCCGAAGAGGCGCAGGAACAGCCGAGCGAAGAAGCAGAGCCCGATATCCGTACGCTCGACAAAGAAGAACCGAAAGAAGAAAAAGACGGTCCGAAGATCGTCTATTGA